A part of Spiribacter vilamensis genomic DNA contains:
- a CDS encoding NUDIX domain-containing protein produces the protein MTRQNPRILSAGIILVRAENAAWRFLLLRAYQYWDFPKGRTETGETPLEAARREVAEETGITHLRFNWGEDFTETGPYARGKVARYYLAETPTREVVLGIAPELGTPEHHEWRWVDRRTAYRITAPRVRQVLDWALARLPEHPPQPTPRDHWRD, from the coding sequence ATGACTAGGCAGAATCCCCGGATCCTCTCCGCCGGCATTATCCTGGTTCGTGCCGAGAATGCCGCCTGGCGATTCCTGCTCCTGCGGGCCTACCAGTACTGGGACTTCCCCAAGGGCCGCACCGAGACCGGCGAGACGCCGCTCGAGGCCGCGCGCCGCGAGGTCGCCGAGGAGACCGGCATCACCCATCTACGCTTTAACTGGGGCGAGGACTTCACCGAGACCGGCCCGTATGCCCGCGGCAAGGTCGCGCGCTATTACCTGGCGGAGACCCCGACCCGCGAGGTGGTCCTCGGCATTGCACCGGAACTGGGCACGCCCGAGCACCACGAATGGCGCTGGGTGGACCGGCGAACGGCCTATCGAATCACCGCACCACGGGTTCGGCAGGTGCTCGACTGGGCGCTCGCTCGCCTCCCGGAGCATCCGCCCCAACCCACCCCGCGCGATCACTGGAGGGACTGA
- the hemB gene encoding porphobilinogen synthase — MRHEPDSRPGYPATRPRRLRRDDATRRLVRENRLSVDDLIQPLFVIEGHDRSEPVPSMPGVERLTIDRLQTEAAHLAALGIPAIALFPVTPADAKSADAAEAWNPDGLAQRAVRAVKDRVPDIAVITDVALDPFTIHGQDGLLDADGYVANDITLDALASQALSHAGAGADIVAPSDMMDGRVGAIRQALESNGHTETRILAYAAKYASAFYGPFRDAVGSAGNLGGGDKRTYQMDPGNGGEALHEVELDLSEGADMVMIKPGMPYLDVIRRVRERFDVPTFAYQVSGEYAMLNAAFDNGWLNREACVMEALLGFKRAGANAILTYFARDVAGWLAER, encoded by the coding sequence ATGCGTCATGAACCGGACAGCCGCCCAGGCTATCCCGCCACCCGTCCACGTCGCCTGCGCCGGGACGACGCCACCCGGCGACTGGTGCGGGAAAACCGGCTGTCGGTGGACGATCTGATCCAGCCATTGTTCGTCATCGAGGGACATGACCGCAGCGAGCCCGTCCCCTCGATGCCCGGTGTCGAGCGGCTCACCATCGATCGACTCCAGACCGAGGCGGCGCATCTCGCGGCGCTGGGGATCCCCGCCATTGCCCTTTTTCCCGTCACACCCGCCGACGCCAAGAGCGCCGATGCGGCCGAGGCCTGGAACCCGGACGGACTCGCCCAGCGGGCTGTCCGCGCCGTCAAGGACCGGGTGCCCGATATCGCGGTCATCACCGATGTCGCCCTCGATCCGTTCACCATCCACGGACAGGACGGCCTCCTCGATGCCGATGGCTATGTCGCCAACGACATCACGCTCGACGCCCTGGCCAGCCAGGCGCTCTCGCATGCGGGGGCGGGCGCCGATATCGTCGCGCCTTCGGACATGATGGACGGCCGGGTCGGCGCTATCCGCCAGGCATTGGAGTCGAACGGCCATACCGAGACCCGCATCCTCGCCTACGCCGCCAAATATGCCTCGGCGTTCTACGGGCCGTTCCGCGACGCAGTAGGCTCCGCCGGCAACCTCGGCGGCGGTGACAAGCGCACCTACCAGATGGATCCCGGCAACGGCGGCGAAGCGCTCCACGAGGTCGAGCTGGATCTCTCGGAGGGCGCCGACATGGTGATGATCAAGCCCGGGATGCCCTATCTGGACGTCATCCGCCGCGTGCGCGAGCGCTTCGACGTGCCAACCTTCGCCTACCAGGTCAGCGGCGAATACGCCATGCTCAATGCCGCCTTCGACAACGGCTGGCTGAACCGCGAGGCCTGCGTCATGGAGGCACTGCTCGGTTTCAAACGGGCCGGTGCGAATGCCATCCTCACCTATTTCGCGCGGGACGTTGCCGGCTGGCTGGCCGAGCGCTGA
- the aroE gene encoding shikimate dehydrogenase produces MDFYAVFGHPVGHSLSPRIHELFAHETAQQLEYTRREPPLDGFAGAIEAFRAEGAHGANVTVPFKEEAWSLADQRSDRAERAGAANTLIFGDGIYADNTDGEGLINDLRNNLGVGLAGKRILMIGAGGAAGGVLGPLLDENPASLVVANRTAERAHTLARAFADVGTVESCGLDDLAGERFEVVINATSSGLEGDVPTLPSSIVADGATAFDMLYGAEPTPFLRWAEENGAFRTRDGLGMLVEQAAAAFELWRRIRPSTAPVIEALRNDTRP; encoded by the coding sequence ATGGATTTCTATGCCGTTTTCGGTCATCCCGTCGGCCATTCACTCTCGCCCCGCATCCACGAGCTGTTTGCCCACGAGACGGCGCAACAGCTCGAGTACACGCGGCGCGAACCGCCCCTCGACGGATTCGCGGGCGCCATCGAGGCGTTCCGCGCCGAGGGCGCCCATGGCGCAAATGTCACCGTGCCGTTCAAGGAAGAGGCCTGGTCGCTGGCGGATCAGCGCAGTGATCGCGCCGAGCGGGCCGGCGCCGCGAATACCTTGATCTTCGGTGACGGCATCTATGCCGACAACACGGATGGCGAGGGGCTGATCAACGACCTGCGCAATAACCTGGGCGTGGGCCTCGCCGGCAAGCGGATCCTGATGATCGGTGCCGGCGGCGCCGCCGGTGGTGTACTCGGTCCACTGCTCGACGAGAATCCCGCCAGCCTCGTCGTCGCCAACCGCACCGCTGAGCGCGCCCATACGCTCGCCCGGGCCTTTGCCGATGTCGGCACCGTCGAGAGCTGTGGCCTCGACGACCTGGCGGGTGAGCGCTTCGAGGTGGTCATCAATGCCACGTCCAGCGGACTCGAGGGGGATGTCCCGACACTCCCGTCGAGTATCGTCGCCGACGGGGCGACGGCCTTCGACATGCTCTACGGCGCGGAACCCACGCCCTTCCTGCGCTGGGCGGAGGAAAACGGCGCATTCCGGACCCGCGACGGTCTCGGCATGCTGGTGGAACAGGCCGCCGCTGCGTTCGAACTGTGGCGCCGGATCCGGCCGAGTACGGCACCGGTGATCGAGGCACTGCGCAACGACACCCGACCCTGA
- a CDS encoding cation:proton antiporter, which produces MVEASATPDSVMVMLVGGATLLAILVRHVFARLRLPALVGYILIGLGLRLGHDVIPILDPAVRGAFDLLAALGLVALLFRVGLGSNPQRLLSKLPGASVIWLFSVIVSGLAGYYAARWAGFDLVPSLVAGVALTATSIGVALPPWQAAGALGSEQGSLVLDVAELDDISGVVLMALLLGIIPTLTAGSGIAWTGVLTTSAGLVMSLAAFTAGCYAFARWLEPPLTRALLQHERAPARMMIVVAMGSLIAALAGMLGFSLAIGALFAGLMFSKAPRRIHRDRAYIVLYDFLSPFFFIGIGLKLEPAALTGALGAGGLLLVAAVLGKVIGTALPAWLVAPRGSVLVIATSMVPRAEISMVIIDQAGRYGTDVVPPTLYGGMTMVALATCAVTPGIVERLLAVERADPGGPDQPASGR; this is translated from the coding sequence GTGGTCGAGGCGAGCGCGACACCGGATTCGGTGATGGTCATGCTGGTCGGCGGCGCGACGCTGCTGGCCATACTCGTGCGGCACGTCTTCGCTCGGCTCCGGCTTCCCGCTCTGGTCGGCTACATCCTGATCGGGCTGGGGCTGCGACTGGGCCACGACGTGATTCCCATTCTGGATCCGGCCGTGCGCGGTGCCTTCGATCTGCTCGCCGCGCTAGGGCTGGTCGCCCTGTTGTTCCGGGTAGGCCTCGGCAGCAATCCGCAACGCCTGCTCAGCAAACTGCCCGGCGCCAGCGTAATCTGGCTATTCAGCGTGATCGTCTCCGGTCTGGCCGGCTACTACGCGGCCCGCTGGGCAGGATTCGACCTCGTGCCGTCCCTGGTCGCGGGCGTGGCCCTGACCGCCACCAGCATCGGTGTCGCCCTGCCGCCCTGGCAGGCCGCAGGCGCCCTGGGTAGCGAACAGGGCTCCCTGGTGCTCGATGTCGCCGAACTCGATGACATCTCCGGTGTGGTTCTCATGGCGCTGCTGCTCGGCATCATCCCGACGTTGACCGCCGGCAGCGGCATCGCCTGGACCGGCGTACTGACGACAAGCGCCGGGCTGGTCATGAGCCTGGCGGCATTCACGGCCGGCTGCTACGCCTTTGCCCGCTGGCTGGAACCCCCGCTGACGCGAGCGCTCTTACAACACGAACGCGCGCCGGCCCGAATGATGATCGTGGTCGCAATGGGTAGCCTGATCGCGGCGCTCGCAGGGATGCTCGGCTTCTCGCTGGCGATCGGTGCCCTGTTCGCCGGCCTCATGTTCAGCAAGGCACCGCGGCGCATCCATCGAGACCGCGCCTATATCGTGCTCTACGATTTCCTCTCACCGTTTTTCTTCATCGGCATCGGCCTCAAGCTGGAACCGGCCGCCCTGACCGGCGCGCTCGGCGCCGGCGGCCTGCTGCTGGTCGCGGCCGTGCTCGGCAAGGTCATCGGCACCGCTCTGCCGGCCTGGCTGGTCGCGCCCCGCGGTAGCGTCCTGGTGATCGCCACGAGCATGGTGCCGCGAGCGGAAATCTCAATGGTGATCATCGATCAGGCCGGTCGCTACGGCACCGACGTCGTACCACCGACCCTGTATGGCGGCATGACCATGGTCGCGCTGGCCACCTGCGCCGTTACACCCGGCATCGTCGAGCGCCTGCTCGCGGTGGAAAGGGCCGATCCGGGCGGCCCCGATCAGCCGGCGTCGGGGCGGTGA
- a CDS encoding gamma carbonic anhydrase family protein — protein sequence MIETYQGIHPGIAASAWVHESAVVIGDVTLHDSVSVWPTAVLRGDVHRIEIGARSNIQDGAIVHVAHEGPYQPGYPAIVGEAVTVGHRAIIHACTIGNRVLVGMGAMVLDGAVVGDEAILGAGALVPPGKQLDGGYLYLGSPARAVRALSDDERERLAYSADHYVRLMGRHRPDAG from the coding sequence ATGATCGAGACCTACCAGGGCATCCATCCCGGTATCGCGGCCTCGGCCTGGGTCCATGAAAGTGCCGTGGTGATCGGTGACGTCACTCTCCACGACTCCGTCTCGGTCTGGCCGACGGCGGTGCTGCGGGGTGACGTGCACCGCATCGAGATCGGGGCCCGAAGCAATATCCAGGATGGGGCGATTGTGCATGTCGCCCACGAGGGGCCGTACCAGCCCGGTTATCCGGCCATCGTGGGCGAGGCGGTGACCGTGGGCCATCGGGCGATCATCCATGCCTGCACCATCGGTAACCGGGTGCTGGTGGGTATGGGGGCGATGGTGCTGGATGGCGCCGTGGTCGGTGACGAGGCGATCCTCGGCGCCGGGGCGCTGGTGCCACCGGGCAAGCAGCTCGATGGCGGCTACCTCTACCTCGGCAGCCCCGCGCGGGCGGTTCGAGCGCTCAGTGACGACGAGCGCGAGCGGCTCGCGTACTCAGCCGATCATTACGTCCGCCTGATGGGCCGTCACCGCCCCGACGCCGGCTGA
- the gorA gene encoding glutathione-disulfide reductase, with the protein MTDSDHAYDLICIGGGSGGIATARRAAAHGARCAVIEASRLGGTCVNVGCVPKKVMWQAAHTRDVMERAGDYGFSGVAPALDWGALVGARDAYIERLNGIYDRNLGNSGVDLITGHAHFIDPHTVVVDGQHYRAERFVIATGGTPGRPGIPGGDLGIDSDGFFEMADRPEKVAVVGAGYIAVELAGVLHQLGSDVQLVVRREKPLRGFDTAIQDAYVEAIDAHGPTLVNHFTPAGLEAAWGGYTLHSADGRSLEGLDQVIWAVGRLPNTDELGLEAAGVEINESGTIPVDAWQASNQPHIFALGDVTENPYPLTPVAIAAGRRLADRVWGGESDRRLEYRDVPTVVFTHPPIGSVGLTEADARAAHGDAVRVYQTRFVPMDFALAPAEAKQRSTMKLICVGEEERVVGVHLFGVGSDEMLQGFAVAVKMGASKHDLDETVAIHPTSAEELVTMT; encoded by the coding sequence ATGACCGACAGCGACCACGCCTATGATCTGATCTGTATCGGTGGCGGCAGCGGCGGCATTGCCACCGCCCGCCGTGCCGCCGCGCATGGCGCACGCTGCGCCGTTATCGAGGCATCGCGCCTGGGCGGGACCTGCGTGAACGTGGGCTGCGTCCCCAAGAAGGTCATGTGGCAGGCCGCCCATACCCGCGACGTCATGGAGCGTGCCGGTGATTACGGCTTCAGCGGCGTCGCCCCGGCGCTCGACTGGGGAGCGCTTGTCGGCGCGCGGGATGCCTACATCGAGCGCCTCAACGGCATCTACGACCGTAATCTCGGCAACTCCGGCGTTGATCTGATCACCGGGCATGCGCATTTCATCGACCCGCATACCGTGGTGGTGGACGGTCAGCACTACCGGGCCGAGCGCTTCGTGATCGCGACCGGCGGCACCCCGGGCCGACCGGGGATTCCCGGCGGTGATCTGGGTATCGATTCCGATGGCTTCTTCGAGATGGCCGACCGCCCGGAGAAAGTGGCGGTGGTGGGGGCCGGTTACATCGCCGTCGAGCTGGCCGGCGTCCTGCACCAGCTGGGTAGCGACGTGCAGCTGGTGGTCCGGCGCGAAAAGCCCCTGCGCGGCTTCGATACGGCGATCCAGGATGCCTACGTCGAGGCCATCGACGCCCACGGTCCGACCCTCGTCAACCACTTCACGCCCGCCGGCCTCGAGGCGGCATGGGGTGGCTACACCCTGCACAGTGCCGACGGCCGCTCGCTGGAGGGGCTCGACCAGGTGATCTGGGCCGTCGGGCGGCTGCCCAATACCGACGAGCTGGGTCTCGAGGCCGCCGGCGTGGAGATCAATGAATCCGGAACGATTCCCGTCGATGCCTGGCAGGCCAGTAACCAGCCGCATATCTTCGCCCTCGGCGATGTGACCGAGAACCCCTATCCGCTGACACCGGTGGCCATCGCGGCGGGGCGGCGACTGGCAGATCGGGTCTGGGGCGGAGAGAGCGACCGGCGGCTCGAGTATCGCGATGTCCCCACCGTGGTGTTCACGCATCCGCCCATCGGCAGCGTGGGCCTGACCGAGGCCGATGCGCGTGCCGCCCATGGTGACGCCGTTCGGGTCTACCAGACCCGCTTCGTGCCCATGGATTTCGCCCTGGCCCCCGCGGAGGCGAAGCAGCGCAGCACCATGAAACTGATCTGCGTCGGCGAGGAAGAGCGCGTCGTGGGCGTGCATCTGTTCGGTGTCGGCAGTGACGAGATGCTGCAGGGCTTCGCCGTGGCGGTGAAGATGGGGGCCAGCAAGCACGATCTCGACGAGACCGTAGCCATTCACCCGACCAGCGCCGAAGAACTGGTCACCATGACCTGA